In Pseudomonas hamedanensis, a single window of DNA contains:
- the rfbB gene encoding dTDP-glucose 4,6-dehydratase yields the protein MKILVTGGAGFIGSAVIRHIISNTSDAVVNVDKLTYAGNLESLAEVSQNSRYAFERVDICDRDQIDRVLREHQPDAIMHLAAESHVDRSISGPSEFIQTNIIGTYTLLEAARHYWAALDDARKANFRFHHISTDEVYGDLEGPEDLFTETTPYQPSSPYSASKASSDHLVRAWARTYGLPTLVTNCSNNYGPCHFPEKLIPLIILNALEGKPLPVYGKGNQVRDWLYVEDHARALYKVVTEGVIGETYNIGGHNEKQNIEVVHTLCALLDELRPDSAHRPHASLITYVQDRPGHDVRYAIDASKIQRELGWTPEETFETGIRKTVEWYLNNTEWVAHVKSGAYQQWIDQNYADRSN from the coding sequence GTGAAAATTCTAGTTACCGGCGGCGCCGGCTTTATTGGCTCGGCAGTGATCCGTCACATCATCTCTAACACTTCCGATGCTGTCGTTAACGTCGATAAGCTAACGTACGCTGGCAATCTGGAGTCCCTGGCAGAGGTCAGCCAGAATTCGCGTTACGCTTTCGAGCGCGTCGATATCTGTGATCGTGATCAGATTGACCGTGTCCTGCGTGAACACCAACCGGATGCAATCATGCACCTGGCCGCAGAATCTCACGTAGATCGCTCTATCTCAGGCCCGTCCGAGTTCATCCAGACCAACATCATTGGCACTTACACACTGCTCGAAGCTGCTCGCCATTACTGGGCTGCGCTGGACGACGCGCGTAAAGCCAATTTCCGCTTTCACCACATTTCGACTGACGAAGTTTACGGAGACCTCGAAGGTCCGGAAGACCTCTTCACCGAAACCACGCCGTATCAGCCAAGCTCGCCATATTCAGCCAGCAAAGCCAGTTCCGACCACTTGGTTCGTGCCTGGGCGCGCACTTATGGCCTGCCGACGCTGGTTACCAACTGCTCGAACAACTATGGCCCGTGCCATTTCCCGGAAAAATTGATCCCGCTGATCATTCTTAATGCGCTGGAAGGCAAACCGCTGCCGGTGTATGGCAAAGGTAACCAGGTTCGTGACTGGTTGTATGTCGAAGATCACGCTCGTGCGCTGTACAAAGTGGTCACCGAAGGCGTCATTGGTGAGACTTACAACATTGGCGGCCACAACGAGAAGCAGAACATCGAAGTGGTACACACACTGTGTGCGTTGCTCGATGAGTTGCGTCCAGATTCCGCGCACCGTCCGCATGCCAGCTTGATTACTTATGTTCAGGATCGTCCAGGTCATGATGTGCGTTATGCAATCGACGCGAGCAAGATCCAGCGTGAGCTGGGGTGGACGCCGGAAGAAACCTTCGAGACGGGCATTCGCAAGACTGTTGAGTGGTATCTGAATAACACTGAATGGGTTGCCCACGTCAAGAGCGGCGCGTATCAGCAGTGGATTGATCAGAACTACGCGGATCGCTCGAACTAA
- a CDS encoding lipopolysaccharide assembly protein LapA domain-containing protein: MRNLKRILLGVFLLLMVLVVLAFVLENQQSVALLFLGFSGPQLPVSLVVVLALLIGMLIGPLLGWFLGRSSRAARKRLV, from the coding sequence ATGCGTAACTTGAAACGCATACTGCTTGGCGTATTTCTTCTACTAATGGTTCTGGTTGTCCTGGCGTTCGTGCTGGAGAACCAGCAATCGGTCGCGCTTTTGTTTCTGGGTTTTTCCGGGCCGCAGTTGCCAGTGTCACTGGTCGTGGTGTTGGCGTTGCTTATCGGCATGTTGATTGGGCCGCTGCTAGGCTGGTTTCTGGGACGCTCGTCCAGAGCGGCGCGCAAGCGACTGGTCTGA
- the ihfB gene encoding integration host factor subunit beta, protein MTKSELIERIVTHQGLLSSKDVELAIKTMLEQMSQCLATGDRIEIRGFGSFSLHYRAPRVGRNPKTGQSVSLDGKFVPHFKPGKELRDRVNEEEEEGA, encoded by the coding sequence ATGACGAAGTCGGAGTTGATCGAACGAATTGTCACCCATCAAGGGCTACTCTCATCCAAGGATGTGGAGTTGGCCATCAAGACCATGCTTGAACAAATGTCTCAGTGCCTCGCCACCGGTGATCGCATCGAGATCCGTGGATTTGGCAGCTTCTCCCTGCACTACCGCGCGCCACGTGTCGGCCGCAATCCCAAGACCGGCCAGTCGGTCAGTCTGGACGGTAAATTCGTTCCGCATTTCAAGCCGGGCAAGGAATTGCGCGACCGGGTGAACGAAGAAGAGGAGGAGGGCGCGTGA
- the rpsA gene encoding 30S ribosomal protein S1, which produces MSESFAELFEESLKTLNLQAGSIITGVIVDIDYQARWVTVHAGLKSEALIPLEQFYNDAGELNINVGDEVHVALDSVEDGFGETKLSREKAKRAECWIVLEAAFAAEEVVKGVINGKVKGGFTVDVNGIRAFLPGSLVDVRPVRDTTHLEGKELEFKVIKLDQKRNNVVVSRRSVLEAENSAEREALLESLQEGQQVKGIVKNLTDYGAFVDLGGVDGLLHITDMAWKRIKHPSEIVNVGDEIDVKVLKYDRERNRVSLGLKQLGEDPWVAIKARYPEGTRVTARVTNLTDYGCFAELEEGVEGLVHVSEMDWTNKNIHPSKVVQVGDEVEVMVLDIDEERRRISLGIKQCKSNPWEDFSGQFNKGDKISGTIKSITDFGIFIGLDGGIDGLVHLSDISWNEVGEEAVRRFKKGDELDTVILSVDPERERISLGIKQLESDPFSEYVSVNDKGAIVTGTVKEVDAKGAIIVLADDIEATLKASEISRDRVEDARNVLKEGQEVEAKIISVDRKSRVIQLSIKSKDDAEEKEAIQSLKAAPEGEAADTTMAALLRQAMAKQN; this is translated from the coding sequence ATGAGCGAAAGCTTTGCGGAACTCTTTGAAGAAAGCCTGAAAACCCTGAACCTTCAGGCAGGCTCCATCATCACCGGTGTTATCGTTGATATCGATTACCAGGCTCGCTGGGTAACCGTTCACGCTGGTCTGAAGTCTGAAGCACTCATCCCGCTTGAGCAGTTCTACAACGATGCTGGCGAACTGAACATCAACGTTGGTGATGAAGTTCACGTTGCTCTGGATTCGGTTGAAGACGGCTTTGGCGAAACCAAGCTGTCCCGTGAAAAAGCCAAGCGCGCTGAATGCTGGATCGTTCTGGAAGCAGCCTTCGCAGCCGAGGAAGTGGTCAAGGGCGTTATCAACGGTAAGGTTAAAGGCGGCTTCACTGTCGACGTTAACGGCATCCGTGCGTTCCTGCCAGGTTCCCTGGTTGACGTCCGTCCAGTGCGCGACACCACGCATCTGGAAGGCAAAGAGCTGGAATTCAAGGTCATCAAGCTGGACCAGAAGCGCAACAACGTTGTCGTTTCCCGTCGCAGCGTCCTCGAAGCCGAGAACTCCGCCGAGCGTGAAGCTCTGCTGGAATCCCTGCAGGAAGGCCAGCAAGTCAAAGGTATCGTCAAAAACCTCACCGATTACGGCGCATTCGTCGATCTGGGTGGCGTGGACGGCCTGCTGCACATCACCGACATGGCCTGGAAGCGCATCAAGCATCCTTCCGAGATCGTTAACGTTGGTGACGAAATCGACGTCAAGGTTCTGAAATACGATCGCGAACGCAACCGTGTTTCCCTGGGCCTGAAGCAACTGGGCGAAGATCCATGGGTTGCTATCAAAGCCCGTTACCCAGAAGGCACTCGCGTAACCGCTCGCGTTACCAACCTGACCGACTACGGCTGCTTCGCTGAGCTGGAAGAAGGCGTTGAAGGTCTGGTACACGTTTCGGAAATGGACTGGACCAACAAGAACATCCACCCTTCGAAAGTCGTACAAGTCGGCGACGAAGTGGAAGTCATGGTTCTGGACATCGACGAAGAGCGTCGTCGTATCTCCCTGGGCATCAAGCAGTGCAAGTCGAACCCATGGGAAGACTTCTCTGGCCAGTTCAACAAGGGCGACAAGATCTCCGGCACCATCAAGTCGATCACCGATTTCGGTATCTTCATTGGTCTGGACGGCGGCATCGACGGTCTGGTTCACCTGTCCGACATCTCCTGGAACGAAGTGGGCGAAGAAGCCGTACGTCGTTTCAAGAAGGGCGACGAGCTGGACACGGTCATCCTGTCGGTTGACCCAGAGCGCGAGCGCATCTCCCTGGGCATCAAGCAACTGGAAAGCGATCCGTTCTCCGAGTACGTCTCGGTTAACGACAAGGGCGCTATCGTGACCGGTACCGTGAAAGAAGTTGACGCCAAAGGCGCCATCATCGTTCTGGCCGACGACATCGAAGCTACCCTGAAAGCCTCCGAAATCAGCCGTGACCGCGTTGAAGACGCGCGCAACGTTCTGAAAGAAGGCCAGGAAGTTGAAGCCAAGATCATCAGCGTTGATCGCAAGAGCCGCGTAATTCAGCTCTCGATCAAGTCGAAAGATGATGCTGAAGAGAAAGAAGCTATCCAGAGCCTGAAAGCAGCTCCGGAAGGCGAAGCAGCTGACACCACCATGGCGGCACTGCTGCGTCAAGCAATGGCCAAACAGAACTAA
- the cmk gene encoding (d)CMP kinase → MKNIAPVITIDGPSGSGKGTVAGILAKRLGWNLLDSGALYRLLAFAAHNHGVDLTNEELLKKLAAHLDVQFIAATEGQLQRIILEGDEVSDVIRTESVGSGASQVAALPAVREALLQRQRAFQEAPGLVADGRDMGTVVFPDAPLKIFLTASAEERARRRYLQLKGKVEGVSLSSLLDEIRARDERDTQRAVAPLKPAADAIQLDSTELSIDQVLERIMSEIAIRDIAG, encoded by the coding sequence GTGAAAAACATTGCACCGGTCATCACCATCGACGGGCCAAGCGGCTCTGGCAAAGGCACGGTTGCCGGGATTCTGGCCAAACGTCTGGGCTGGAATCTGCTGGATTCCGGTGCGCTTTATCGCCTGCTGGCGTTCGCGGCGCACAACCATGGTGTCGACCTGACCAATGAAGAACTGCTGAAGAAGCTTGCCGCTCATCTGGATGTTCAGTTCATTGCGGCGACCGAAGGTCAGTTGCAGCGGATCATTCTGGAAGGCGACGAAGTCAGCGATGTCATCCGCACCGAGAGCGTTGGCTCCGGCGCTTCGCAAGTGGCTGCGCTGCCTGCCGTGCGCGAGGCACTGCTGCAGCGCCAGCGTGCGTTTCAGGAAGCGCCGGGCCTGGTCGCCGATGGCCGTGACATGGGTACGGTGGTTTTTCCGGATGCACCGCTGAAGATTTTCCTCACCGCCAGTGCCGAGGAGCGGGCGCGCCGTCGATATTTGCAGTTGAAGGGCAAAGTCGAGGGTGTTAGTCTGTCGAGTCTGCTAGATGAGATCCGTGCACGCGATGAGCGTGACACCCAGCGCGCAGTAGCCCCGCTCAAGCCGGCGGCCGACGCGATTCAGCTGGATTCCACGGAGCTTTCCATCGATCAGGTGCTTGAACGCATCATGAGCGAGATCGCCATTCGCGATATCGCCGGGTGA
- a CDS encoding bifunctional prephenate dehydrogenase/3-phosphoshikimate 1-carboxyvinyltransferase: protein MIGRLVVVGLGLIGGSFAKGLRESGVCREVVGVDLDPQSRKLAVELGVVDRCEDDLALACVGADVIQLAVPILAMEKLLARLAVMDLGQAILTDVGSAKGNVVRAATEAFGGMPARFVPGHPIAGSEQSGVEASNAELFRRHKVILTPLEQTDPVALAVVDRLWRELGADVEHMQVERHDEVLAATSHLPHLLAFGLVDSLAKRNENLEIFRYAAGGFRDFTRIAGSDPVMWHDIFLANREAVLRTLDTFRSDLDALRDAVDAGDGHQLLGVFTRARVAREHFSKILARRAYVDAMNSNDLIFLAQPGGRLSGRIRVPGDKSISHRSIMLGSLAEGVTEVEGFLEGEDALATLQAFRDMGVVIEGPHHGRVTIHGVGLHGLKPAPGPIYLGNSGTSMRLLSGLLAAQNFDSTLTGDASLSKRPMNRVANPLREMGAVIETAAEGRPPMTIRGGNKLKGLTYTMPMASAQVKSCLLLAGLYAEGKTTVTEPAPTRDHTERMLRGFGYPVSVDGATASVESGGKLTATHIEVPGDISSSAFFLVAASIAEGSELVLEHVGINPTRTGVIDILRLMGADITLENQREVGGEPVADLRVRAAKLKGIEIPEELVPLAIDEFPVLFVAAACAEGRTVLTGAEELRVKESDRIQVMADGLLALGVKCEPTPDGIIIDGGQIGGGEVHGHGDHRIAMAFSVASLRATAPIRIHDCANVATSFPNFLALCGQVGIRVAQEAQS from the coding sequence ATGATCGGTCGCCTGGTGGTGGTCGGTCTGGGCTTGATCGGTGGTTCGTTTGCCAAAGGCTTGCGCGAAAGTGGCGTGTGCCGCGAAGTGGTCGGGGTCGATCTCGACCCGCAATCGCGCAAGCTTGCGGTCGAGCTGGGTGTGGTCGATCGTTGCGAAGATGACCTGGCACTGGCCTGTGTGGGTGCTGATGTGATTCAGCTGGCGGTGCCGATTCTGGCCATGGAAAAACTGCTCGCGCGTTTGGCTGTGATGGATCTGGGACAAGCGATCCTTACGGATGTCGGTAGCGCCAAAGGCAATGTGGTGCGCGCTGCGACCGAAGCGTTCGGCGGCATGCCGGCGCGCTTCGTGCCGGGGCACCCGATTGCCGGTTCCGAGCAGAGCGGGGTGGAAGCCTCGAATGCCGAACTGTTCCGTCGCCACAAAGTGATCCTTACGCCGCTTGAGCAGACCGATCCCGTCGCGCTGGCAGTGGTTGATCGGCTGTGGCGCGAATTGGGCGCCGATGTCGAGCATATGCAGGTCGAGCGTCACGACGAAGTGCTGGCCGCGACCAGTCATCTGCCGCACCTGCTGGCCTTCGGTCTGGTCGATTCATTGGCCAAGCGCAATGAAAATCTGGAGATCTTCCGTTACGCTGCCGGTGGTTTCCGCGATTTCACAAGAATCGCCGGAAGCGACCCGGTGATGTGGCACGACATCTTCCTCGCCAACCGCGAGGCTGTTTTGCGCACACTCGATACATTTCGCAGCGACCTCGACGCCTTGCGCGACGCGGTCGATGCAGGGGATGGGCACCAATTGTTGGGCGTTTTCACGCGCGCCCGGGTTGCCCGCGAGCATTTCAGTAAAATCCTGGCCCGCAGGGCCTATGTGGACGCTATGAATTCCAACGATCTGATCTTCCTGGCTCAACCTGGTGGCCGCCTGTCCGGTCGGATTCGCGTACCGGGTGACAAATCGATTTCCCACCGTTCGATCATGCTCGGCTCGCTGGCCGAAGGCGTCACCGAAGTCGAAGGCTTCCTCGAGGGCGAAGATGCCCTGGCGACCTTGCAGGCGTTTCGCGACATGGGCGTGGTCATCGAAGGCCCGCACCACGGCCGCGTGACCATTCACGGTGTCGGCCTGCACGGCCTGAAACCTGCGCCGGGCCCGATCTACCTGGGCAACTCCGGCACCTCGATGCGTCTGCTGTCCGGCCTGCTGGCGGCGCAGAACTTTGACAGCACTCTGACCGGCGACGCATCGCTGTCCAAGCGTCCAATGAATCGCGTGGCCAATCCATTGCGCGAGATGGGCGCGGTGATCGAAACCGCCGCTGAAGGTCGTCCGCCGATGACTATCCGCGGCGGGAACAAGCTCAAGGGCCTGACTTACACCATGCCGATGGCCAGCGCCCAGGTGAAATCCTGCCTGTTGCTCGCCGGTCTGTACGCCGAAGGCAAGACCACCGTGACCGAGCCGGCACCGACCCGTGACCACACCGAGCGCATGCTGCGTGGCTTCGGCTATCCGGTCAGCGTCGACGGTGCCACGGCCTCGGTCGAATCCGGCGGCAAGCTCACCGCGACTCATATCGAGGTGCCGGGGGATATCTCGTCTTCGGCGTTTTTCCTGGTGGCGGCGTCGATTGCCGAAGGCTCGGAGCTGGTGCTTGAGCACGTCGGCATCAATCCGACCCGTACCGGCGTGATCGACATCCTGCGTCTGATGGGTGCCGATATCACTCTGGAGAACCAGCGCGAAGTCGGTGGCGAGCCAGTGGCTGACTTGCGCGTGCGGGCAGCTAAACTCAAAGGTATCGAAATTCCCGAGGAGCTGGTTCCGCTGGCGATCGATGAATTCCCGGTACTGTTCGTCGCGGCTGCATGCGCTGAAGGCCGCACCGTGCTGACCGGGGCCGAAGAGCTGCGGGTCAAGGAATCGGATCGGATTCAGGTCATGGCGGACGGTTTGCTGGCGCTGGGCGTCAAGTGCGAGCCGACCCCGGACGGCATCATCATCGACGGCGGCCAGATCGGTGGCGGCGAAGTGCATGGTCATGGCGACCACCGTATCGCGATGGCCTTCAGTGTTGCCTCGTTGCGCGCGACTGCACCGATCCGCATTCACGATTGCGCCAACGTCGCGACCTCGTTCCCCAACTTCCTCGCGCTGTGCGGGCAGGTCGGTATTCGTGTGGCACAAGAGGCTCAGTCGTGA
- the hisC gene encoding histidinol-phosphate transaminase, which translates to MSGNFLALAQPGVQQLSPYVPGKPVDELARELDLDPAKIVKLASNENPLGASPKALAAIREELAELTRYPDGNGFALKSLLAEQCRVELNQVTLGNGSNDILELVARAYLAPGLNAVFSEHAFAVYPIATQAVGAQAKVVPAKNWGHDLPAMLAAIDANTRVVFIANPNNPTGTWFGAEALDEFLQDVPEHVLVVLDEAYIEYAEGSDLPDGLDFLAAYPNLLVSRTFSKAYGLAALRVGYGLSTPVVADVLNRVRQPFNVNSLALAAACAALKDGEYLAQSRQLNESGMQQLQAGFRELGLGWIESKGNFICVDLGQEAAPVFQGLLREGVIVRPVANYGMPNHLRVTIGLPAENSRFLEALRKVLARG; encoded by the coding sequence ATGAGTGGCAACTTCCTCGCTCTGGCACAGCCGGGCGTGCAACAACTGTCGCCGTACGTTCCGGGCAAGCCTGTGGACGAACTGGCGCGTGAGCTGGACCTGGATCCGGCGAAAATCGTCAAACTGGCGAGCAACGAAAACCCGCTGGGCGCCAGCCCGAAAGCGCTGGCGGCGATCCGTGAAGAACTGGCCGAGCTGACGCGTTATCCGGACGGCAACGGTTTTGCCCTGAAATCGCTGCTGGCCGAGCAGTGCCGGGTCGAGCTGAATCAGGTCACGCTGGGCAATGGCTCCAATGACATTCTTGAGCTGGTCGCCCGCGCCTACCTGGCGCCGGGCCTGAATGCGGTGTTCAGCGAACACGCCTTCGCGGTGTATCCGATTGCGACTCAAGCGGTCGGCGCACAAGCCAAAGTGGTTCCAGCCAAAAACTGGGGGCATGACCTGCCGGCGATGCTGGCGGCCATCGATGCCAATACCCGTGTGGTGTTCATCGCCAACCCCAACAACCCGACCGGCACCTGGTTCGGTGCTGAGGCACTGGACGAGTTCCTGCAGGACGTTCCCGAGCATGTCTTGGTGGTGCTGGACGAGGCCTACATCGAGTACGCCGAAGGCAGCGATCTGCCTGACGGTCTGGATTTCCTCGCCGCTTACCCGAACCTGCTGGTGTCGCGAACGTTCTCCAAGGCTTATGGCCTGGCCGCGCTGCGTGTCGGTTATGGCTTGTCGACGCCAGTGGTCGCCGATGTGCTGAACCGCGTTCGCCAGCCGTTCAACGTCAACAGTCTGGCCCTTGCGGCGGCTTGCGCGGCGTTGAAAGACGGTGAGTATCTGGCGCAGAGCCGTCAGCTCAACGAGTCTGGCATGCAGCAGTTGCAGGCCGGTTTCCGTGAGCTGGGTCTTGGTTGGATCGAGTCCAAGGGCAACTTCATTTGCGTCGATCTTGGTCAAGAAGCCGCTCCGGTTTTTCAGGGCTTGTTGCGCGAAGGCGTGATCGTGCGCCCGGTCGCTAACTACGGCATGCCGAACCACCTGCGCGTGACCATCGGACTGCCGGCGGAAAACAGCCGTTTCCTCGAGGCACTGCGCAAGGTTCTGGCTCGTGGTTGA
- the pheA gene encoding prephenate dehydratase produces the protein MSEQELKALRVRIDALDTKVLELISERARCAQEVARVKMASLAEGEVPVFYRPEREAQVLKRVMERNQGPLGNEEMARLFREIMSSCLALEQPLKVAYLGPEGTFTQAAAMKHFGHAVISKPMAAIDEVFREVAAGAVNFGVVPVENSTEGAVNHTLDSFLEHDMVICGEVELRIHHHLLVGENTKTDSISRIYSHAQSLAQCRKWLDAHYPNVERVAVSSNAEAAKRVKGEWNSAAIAGDMAAGLYGLTRLAEKIEDRPDNSTRFLMIGNQEVPPTGDDKTSIIVSMSNKPGALHELLVPFHDNGIDLTRIETRPSRSGKWTYVFFIDFVGHHRDPLIKGVLEKISQEAVALKVLGSYPKAVL, from the coding sequence ATGTCCGAGCAAGAACTCAAGGCACTGCGCGTTCGCATCGACGCTCTGGACACTAAAGTCCTGGAGCTGATCAGTGAGCGTGCGCGTTGCGCCCAGGAAGTCGCGCGAGTAAAGATGGCCTCGCTGGCCGAAGGCGAAGTGCCGGTGTTCTATCGTCCCGAGCGCGAAGCTCAGGTGCTCAAGCGAGTGATGGAGCGCAATCAGGGGCCGCTGGGCAACGAAGAAATGGCGCGCTTGTTCCGCGAAATCATGTCCTCGTGCCTGGCGCTGGAGCAGCCACTGAAAGTGGCCTATCTCGGCCCTGAGGGCACTTTCACCCAAGCGGCGGCGATGAAGCATTTCGGTCATGCCGTGATCAGCAAGCCTATGGCGGCGATCGACGAAGTGTTCCGCGAAGTGGCGGCCGGTGCGGTGAATTTTGGCGTGGTGCCGGTGGAAAACTCCACCGAAGGTGCGGTCAACCACACCCTCGACAGCTTCCTCGAGCACGACATGGTGATCTGTGGCGAAGTCGAACTGCGTATCCACCATCATCTGCTGGTCGGGGAAAATACCAAGACCGACAGCATCAGCCGCATCTATTCCCACGCGCAGTCGCTGGCCCAGTGCCGCAAGTGGCTGGACGCGCATTATCCGAATGTCGAACGCGTCGCGGTGTCGAGCAACGCTGAAGCGGCCAAGCGGGTGAAGGGTGAGTGGAACTCGGCGGCGATCGCCGGCGACATGGCGGCGGGCCTGTATGGCCTGACCCGTCTGGCCGAGAAAATCGAGGATCGCCCGGATAACTCAACACGTTTTTTGATGATCGGTAATCAGGAAGTGCCGCCGACCGGCGACGACAAGACTTCGATCATCGTCTCGATGAGCAACAAGCCCGGCGCGCTCCACGAGCTGCTGGTGCCGTTCCATGACAATGGCATCGACCTGACCCGCATCGAAACCCGTCCGTCGCGCAGCGGCAAATGGACTTACGTGTTCTTCATCGACTTCGTCGGCCACCACCGTGATCCGTTGATCAAAGGTGTGCTGGAAAAGATCAGTCAGGAAGCAGTAGCACTCAAGGTGCTGGGTTCCTACCCGAAAGCAGTTCTCTAA
- the serC gene encoding 3-phosphoserine/phosphohydroxythreonine transaminase has product MSKRAYNFCAGPAALPEAVLQRAQGELLDWHGKGLSVMEMSHRSDEFVSIATQAEQDLRDLLNIPSNYKVLFLQGGASQQFAQIPLNLLPEGGSADYIDTGIWSQKAIEEASRYGHVNVAATAKPYDYFAIPGQNEWNLSKDAAYVHYAPNETIGGLEFQWIPQTGDVPLVADMSSDILSRPVDISRFGMIYAGAQKNIGPSGIVVNIIREDLLGKARALCPTMLDYKVAADNGSMYNTPPTLAWYLSGLVFQWLKEQGGVEAIARLNDVKQRTLYDFIDASGLYSNPINKSDRSWMNVPFRLADDRLDKPFLAGADARGLLNLKGHRSVGGMRASIYNAVDINAVNALVAYMAEFEKEHG; this is encoded by the coding sequence GTGAGCAAGCGAGCCTATAACTTCTGCGCCGGTCCTGCGGCGTTGCCTGAAGCTGTCCTGCAGCGCGCCCAGGGTGAACTCCTTGATTGGCACGGCAAGGGGCTGTCGGTCATGGAAATGAGCCATCGCAGCGATGAGTTCGTGTCCATCGCGACCCAGGCCGAGCAGGATCTGCGTGACCTGCTGAATATCCCGTCGAACTACAAAGTGCTGTTTCTGCAGGGTGGCGCCAGCCAACAGTTTGCGCAGATTCCCCTGAACCTGTTGCCGGAGGGCGGCTCGGCCGACTATATCGACACCGGTATCTGGTCGCAGAAAGCCATTGAAGAAGCCTCGCGCTACGGCCACGTCAATGTCGCCGCGACCGCCAAGCCTTACGACTATTTCGCCATTCCGGGCCAGAACGAGTGGAACCTGTCGAAAGACGCCGCTTACGTTCACTACGCGCCAAACGAAACCATCGGCGGTCTGGAATTCCAGTGGATTCCGCAAACCGGTGACGTTCCGCTGGTGGCCGACATGTCTTCGGACATCCTCTCGCGACCGGTCGATATTTCGCGTTTCGGCATGATCTACGCTGGTGCGCAGAAGAACATCGGCCCGAGCGGCATCGTCGTCAACATCATCCGTGAAGACCTGCTTGGCAAGGCCCGCGCGCTGTGCCCGACCATGCTCGACTACAAGGTCGCGGCGGATAACGGCTCGATGTACAACACCCCGCCAACCCTGGCCTGGTACCTGTCCGGTCTGGTGTTCCAGTGGCTGAAAGAGCAGGGCGGCGTTGAAGCGATCGCCAGGCTCAACGACGTCAAGCAGCGCACGCTGTACGACTTCATCGACGCCAGCGGCCTCTACAGCAACCCGATCAACAAGTCGGATCGCTCGTGGATGAACGTACCGTTCCGTCTGGCTGATGATCGTCTGGACAAGCCGTTCCTCGCCGGTGCTGACGCGCGCGGCTTGCTCAACCTCAAGGGCCACCGCTCCGTGGGCGGCATGCGCGCTTCTATCTATAACGCCGTCGACATCAACGCCGTCAACGCGCTGGTGGCGTACATGGCTGAATTCGAGAAGGAACACGGCTGA